Proteins encoded together in one Macadamia integrifolia cultivar HAES 741 chromosome 8, SCU_Mint_v3, whole genome shotgun sequence window:
- the LOC122085897 gene encoding O-glucosyltransferase rumi homolog has translation MGENSKRLLRVFSVLPEAYRHFSEKTWPLFKKGPVKTILLFLLLFVSALVAAWWTNTSIRDVTILRSFLPSKKTFKQSEEIHDPFPFNCSNIDLTKGCSSGTHHHNNTTSSSSASSDEECPHYFRWIHENLRPWKEIGGITRKMVESAKPTANFRLLIVNGTVYVERYSPAFQTRDVFTWWGILQLMRRYPGRLPDLDLMFDCDDQPVIRSDDYKGLFAKAPPPLFRYCADDTTLDIIFPDWSFWGWPEVNVKPWGPLSKQLREANKKVKWSAREPYAHWKGNPYTSQNRQDLMKCNPSHNQEWNARIYAQDWDREAREGFKNSDLANQCTHRYKIYVEGRGWSVSEKYILACDSMALVVKPRYYDFFSRSLMPLQHYWPIKEHDICRSIKFVVDWGNTHQKEAQEIGNAGSRFAEEELKMDYVYDYMFHLLNEYSKLLKYKPTVPEKAVEFCSEIMACPASGLVKHYMEESLEMGPSDTGPCNMPPPFNSTTLQDFLGRKGNYTKYVETWENQNRQH, from the exons ATGGGAGAGAACAGCAAGAGATTGCTGAGAGTTTTCTCAGTTTTGCCTGAAGCTTATAGGCACTTCTCAGAGAAGACATGGCCGCTGTTCAAGAAGGGTCCGGTCAAAAccattcttctcttcctcctcctcttcgtCTCTGCCCTTGTTGCTGCTTGGTGGACCAATACC TCCATTAGGGATGTTACGATTCTAAGGTCATTTCTGCCCTCAAAAAAGACCTTCAAACAATCTGAAGAGATACATGATCCATTCCCCTTCAATTGCTCCAATATAGACTTAACAAAAGGTTGTTCATCTGGGACCCACCATCATAACAacacaacatcatcatcatcagcatcaTCAGATGAGGAATGTCCACATTACTTCAGGTGGATCCACGAGAATCTACGGCCGTGGAAGGAGATAGGAGGGATAACGAGGAAGATGGTGGAGAGTGCAAAGCCTACAGCCAATTTCCGGTTATTGATAGTCAACGGGACGGTGTATGTGGAAAGATACAGCCCAGCATTTCAGACCAGAGATGTGTTCACATGGTGGGGGATACTTCAATTGATGAGGAGGTATCCAGGGAGACTACCGGACTTGGACCTCATGTTCGATTGTGATGATCAGCCGGTCATCAGATCTGACGATTACAAGGGACTGTTTGCGAAGGCCCCACCACCGCTCTTTCGTTACTGTGCGGATGACACCACACTGGATATCATTTTCCCTGATTGGTCCTTCTGGGGCTG GCCAGAAGTGAACGTAAAGCCATGGGGGCCACTGTCGAAGCAACTTAGAGAAGCCAACAAGAAGGTAAAATGGAGTGCAAGGGAACCTTACGCTCACTGGAAAGGAAATCCCTATACTTCTCAAAACAGGCAAGACCTCATGAAATGCAATCCCTCCCACAATCAAGAATGGAATGCTCGCATCTATGCCCAG GATTGGGATAGAGAAGCTCGAGAAGGTTTCAAGAACTCTGATTTAGCAAACCAATGCACCCATAG GTATAAAATTTACGTGGAAGGAAGGGGTTGGTCCGTCAGCGAAAAATACATTTTAGCCTGCGATTCAATGGCATTGGTAGTGAAGCCTAGATACTATGACTTCTTTTCCAGAAGTTTAATGCCATTGCAACACTACTGGCCGATAAAGGAACATGATATATGCAGATCTATTAAGTTTGTTGTAGACTGGGGAAACACTCACCAAAAAGAG gCACAGGAAATTGGGAATGCAGGAAGTAGATTTGCAGAAGAGGAGTTGAAGATGGATTATGTTTATGATTACATGTTTCATCTATTGAATGAATACTCTAAGCTGTTGAAGTATAAACCCACTGTACCTGAAAAAGCAGTGGAGTTTTGTTCAGAGATAATGGCTTGTCCTGCTTCTGGGTTGGTGAAACATTACATGGAGGAGTCGTTGGAGATGGGTCCTAGTGATACAGGACCCTGTAACATGCCACCTCCCTTCAACTCCACTACTCTTCAGGATTTTCTTGGTAGAAAAGGGAATTATACTAAGTATGTAGAAACTTGGGAGAATCAAAATCGGCAGCATTAG